Within the Dialister hominis genome, the region AGGTCGAGGTGTACAGGCTGGACGTGGAAGAATTCCAGGCCAAGGCCAATCCGCCCCTTCGCAAATGACCGTCTCTATAATGACCGTCTCTATATAAATAACAATAAAAGGGAGTAAGGGATTAAGGAGGAAAAAGGTATGGGAAAGAAAGTCACTGTGATTTCTACAAGTCTTCGTCACGGGAGCAATTCGGCCGTTCTGGCGGATGCTTTTGCCATGGGCGCATCGGAAGCGGGCAATGAAGTGACGCTCATCTCGCTCACAGGGAAGGACATCCATTTCTGCACAGGCTGCCTTGCCTGCCAGAAGACGGGAAAGTGCGTCATCCATGACGATATGAATGATATGCAGGAAATCGTCCGCACGTCTGATGTTCTTGTGTTTGCCACGCCGATTTATTATTATGAAATGAGCGGGCAGATGAAGACATTCCTCGACAGGCTGAATCCGCTCTACATAGCCGACTGCCAGTTCAAGGATGTCTACCTTCTGGCTTCAGCCGCTGAAGAGGATGAGTATGCGATGAAAAGAGCGAAGAGCGGCCTTGAAGGATGGATCGAATGCTTCCCGCAGTCGCATTTTGCCGGCTCTGTCTTTGCAGGCGGCATGACGAATCCGGGCATGGCGAAAGGAAGCGCTGCCTTTGAGGAAGCCAGAAAAGCCGGAATGAATGTATAAGGAAAGCCATTTTAGAAGAGGAGGAACTATGTTTCATATATTGCGCTGGGTCGTGGCGGCCATCGCCCTTCTGGGCGTCTTCGGGTACTGGTTCGTGAACCAGCCGCAGATGGATCCTTTGATGACGCCGGAAAGAAAGGCGCGCATCGAAGCGTCTCCGCACTACGTGAACGGAGAATTCGTCCCCGAGACGCCGCATGAGAAGGTCAATCCTTCCCTTGGTTTCTGGAAGGAATTCTTCTTCCCGACACCGGGAAAGACGATACCATCCGACCCTATGATCAGCGTGAAGACGAACCTGAGACAGCTCCCCAGGGACAAGGACGTCCTTGTCTGGATGGGGCACTCCTCTTACTATATGCAGCTGAACGGGCACAGGATCCTGATCGATCCCATTTCCGCCGAGTATGCATTGCCTGTTCCCTTCGTGGACAAGGCTTTTGAAGGAAGTAATATCTACACGCCCGACGATATACCGGACGACATCGACGTCATGGTGCTCTCCCACGATCACTGGGACCACCTCGACTATGACTTCGTCCGCGCCATCGAGCCGAAGGTCAAACACGTCGTGACCGGCCTTGGAAATGGCGGATACTACGAAAAGTGGGGCTACCCGCTTGAAAAGATTTCTGAAGAAGACTGGAATACGCCCGTCAAGATCGACGATGGCCTGACCGTCTGGGTCCTCCCTGCGCGCCATTTCTCCGGAAGGATGCTGAAGAGAAATCAGACACTCTATGCAGGCTTTGCCTTCATCACGCCGGGAAGGAAAGTCTTCTACAGCGGCGATGGCGGCTATGACGGAAGATTTGCAAGGATCGGCGACCAGTTCGGCGGATTTGACCTGGCGATCCTGGAAGACGGCCAGTACAATAAGGACTGGCACTCCGTCCACATGATGCCGGAAGAAACAGCCCAGGCAGCCGTCGACCTCCATGCTAAGACCGTCGTTCCCTGCCACAATGGCAAGTACCCGCTCTCCACGCACCAGTGGAAAGACCCGTACATCCGCCTTGTGAAAGCAGCACACGAAAAAGACCTCACGCTCCTGACCCCCATGATCGGAGAAACCCTCCGCATCGGGGACCAGAACCAGTACTTCGGCCGCTGGTGGGAACTAATGAATTAATTAAGAATAAGAGGGAACCCGGTTTCTCCCTCAATCTCCCTCTTTCAAAAAGTTTCTTGACTTACCATACGGTAATCAGTAAAATAAATAATACATATAAGCGTGGATGAAGACGGTCCGCACAAGCATGAGTCCAAAGAGAGCCCCGGTCGGTGAGAAGGGGCGGCGAGTGGCGCGGATAGATCACTTCGGAGCTTCAGGGAAGAAAAGCCCTGACGGGACATCGTTAACTGTACCGAGTGGCCGTAAGGTCATGAGGGTGGTACCACGGGATAGAATCCCGCCCCTTATCGGGCGGGATTTTTTTATTTTGGAAATCGAAGATTTCCTTAGGAGGAATTTGAAAATGGATTACAGCAAAACCCTGCATCTGCCTCAGACAGAATTCCCGATGCGCGGCAACCTTCCGAAGAAGGAACCGGAATTCGTGGATTTCTGGCAGAAAAATGATTTGTATGAAAAGAGAGTGGAGAAGAGACAGCATGACGGCGCTCCGACTTTCGTCCTGCACGACGGACCTCCCTATGCAAATGGCAAGATCCACATCGGCCATGCACTGAATAAGACACTGAAGGACGTCATCGTCCGTTACAAATACATGGCTGGCGACAATGCCAACTACATCCCGGGCTGGGATACTCACGGCCTTCCGATCGAATACGCAGTCCTCAAGGACTCCGGTGAAGACCGCGCCAACATGACCCCGCTCGAACTGCGCAGAAAGTGCCTGGAATACGCTAAGAAATGGATCGCTATCCAGAAGGAAGACTTCATCCGCATGGGCGTTGTCGGCGATTTCAAGCATCCATACGTCACCTTCGATCCGCACCTCGAAGCTAAGGAACTCGAAGTCTTCGGCGAAATGGCCAAGAAGCACTACATTTACAAGGGCAAGAAAGCCGTTTACTGGTGCCCGCACTGCGAAACAGCCCTGGCTGAAGCAGAAATCGAATACAAGGACAGAAAATCCCCGTCCATCTACGTCAAGTATCCGGCTGTGGATATCAAGGGCCTTGGGCCGGACGGCGTCGATCCATCCAAGCTCTTTGCCGTTATCTGGACCACCACACCGTGGACCATCCCGGCATCCCTCTACATCAGCGTGAACCCGAAATTCACCTATGTATGGGTACACAACAAAACCGCTGATGAATACTACCTCATGAGCAAGGAACTCGCTCCGGCTGCCATGGCTGACTGCAAGATTGAAGACTACGAATTCGTAGGCCGCGAAATGCTCGGCTCTGAATGGGACCTCGCAACCTTCCATCATCCGCTGGCCATTTATAACCGCACTATCTATGTCCTCGAAGGCAACCATGTCACCCTTGATGCCGGCACAGGCTGCGTTCATACCGCTCCTGGACACGGCGTTGAAGACTTTGAAGTTTACAAATCTTATGAAAACGCTGGCAAGCTGAAACAGGAAGTCGTCTGCCCGGTTGATGAAAAAGGCAACATGACTGCTGAAGCAGGCGAATTCCTCCAGGGCAAGAGCATCTGGGACGCAGAAGGCCCGGTCATCTCCGCTCTGGCTCATGAAGGCCACCTCCTTGGCAAGAAATCCATCCACCATCAGTACGCACACTGCTGGCGCTGCAAGAACCCAGTCATCTATCGTGCTACCGAGCAGTGGTTCGCATCCATCAACGACTTCAGAGATAAAGCACTGAAAGCTGTCGACGATACACGCTTCATCCCATCCTGGGGTCATGACCGTCTCTACAACATGATCCGCGACCGTCAGGACTGGTGTATTTCCCGCCAGAGATCCTGGGGCGTGCCGATTCCTGCATTCTACTGCGACGACTGCGGCAAGTGGGTCATCACTGATGAAACGATGAAGAAAGTCGAAGAAATCGTAGAAAAAGAAGGCACCGATGCATGGTGGGCTCATTCCGCTGAAGAACTCCTTCCGGAAGGCTTCAAATGCCCGCACTGCGGAGGCACCCATTTCCATAAAGAAAAAGACATCATGGACGTATGGTTCGACTCCGGCTCCACATGGAACGGCGTCCTCCGTTACCCGCATGAAGACTGGAAGGAAGACGGCGTACAGTTCCCGGCTGACCTGTACCTCGAAGGCTCCGACCAGCACCGCGGCTGGTTCCATTCTTCCCTCCTCTGCTCCGTAGCAGTCAATGGATACGCTCCATACAAAGCAGTCCTGACACACGGCTTCACCATGGACGGCGAAGGCAGAAAGATGTCCAAGTCCGTCGGCAACGTCGTTGCTCCGCAGGACATCATCAACCGCTACGGCGCAGACGTCATGAGACTCTGGATTTCCTCCGTCGACTATCAGGGCGACGTCAGACTGTCTGACAAGATCGTCAAATCCATGAGCGACGTATACAGAAAGATCAGGAACACATTCCGCTACCTCATGGGCAACCTGTACGACTTCGATCCGAAGAAGGACAGCGTAGCATATGAAGATATGGAAGAAATGGACAGATGGGCACTTCTGCGCCTCGAACAGGTCAAGAGAACCGTCCTCAAGGCTTATGAAGACTATGAATTCCATGTCATGTACCATGCCGTACACAACTTCTGCACCGTCGACCTTTCCGCTATCTACCTGGATATCCTGAAAGACCGCCTCTACACAGAAAAAGCAGACTCCCGCCTCAGAAGAAGCGCGCAGACCGCTATGTACGAAATTCTGACAAGCCTCGTCCGCCTCGTAGCTCCTGTACTCTGCTTCACCGCTGAAGAAGTATGGCAGGACCTCCCGAACAAGGAAGAACGCGAATGGTCCGTCCACATGGCATCCATGCCGGAACTGAACGACAAATTCCTCGACAAGGCACTCGATGAAAAATGGAAGAAACGCCTCGCAGTCAGAAGCGTCATCACCAAAGCCCTCGAAGAAGCCCGCCAGGCAAAGACCATCGGCCACCCGCTCGACGCTGAAGTCACCGTCTACGCAAAAGGCGAAGCTTACGATATCCTCAAAGCTATGGAAAAGGAACTTGCAGATTTCTGCATCGTATCCCAGACCAAACTCGTAGAAGGCACCGAAAGCGCTCCTGAAAACGCAGTATCCGACGATGAAGGAAACGTCAAAGTTACCGTCTCCGTCTGCGAACTCGAAAAATGCGAACGCTGCTGGAAGAGAACCCCGGACGTCGACTCCGACCCGGCTCATCCGCACGTATGCGCACGCTGCGCCCACGTCCTCGCAGAAACCGGCGAAGCTGGAGAATAATAAACATAGAACAACCAGAAAGACCCGCAAGGGTCTTTTTGCGTGGGGGAGAACAGGGGAAATACAGCAGCTTTCAGCCGAAGGCTGGTTGGCATGTTTTCCTAGGCTGTAAGCCGGCTGTATGGTTTTAATCTCATCACCACACAAAAAAGGGCTGTGACAAAATCCGTTAAAACGCTGCTTTTTTCTTTTCTCGAGCGAAGCGAGGTTTAAGGGTGTTGACCTTGCTCCGAAGGAGAAGACCTGCTACACGAGAACAAGCCCCAATTTTAATTTTTTGGTATTTTTTGAATTTCTTATAGAATTTCTTGTTGGATTTCCTGACTGCTCCTAACTGATTAGATTTTGGAGTTTGGCCGACTAATTCATTGCACTACGAAAAAGCCGATCTCACACTCGGCTTTTTCCGCTTTTCTTCACTTGTTTGCCTTATTTACGCAGCAAGGCCTAAGTCGCGATACAAATGCATCACCCGGCCGTAGTATATTCGTAAAAACTTAGCCATTCCTGCTACTTTTGCTACTTTTTTATACTTTCCTTCTGCCTCTTTCTTCTTTATGAACCTATATACTGCATCATCTTTGGGGATTTTATGCATAACTAACAACATCATTACTTGATACAATACTTTCCGCAGCCGCGCAGGACCTTTCTTTACTATGTGATTCTGCAAGGCTCGGAATTTCCCTGATTCATGTATTGATGGGGTCAGGCCTGCAAAGCAGATCAGAGAATGCTTGTTTTTAAAGCGTCTCACATCTCCGATCTGGGCAATAAGCGCTACTCTGGTAACTCTTCCGACTCCGCCCATCTCGCCGACGAGTTCATATTCCGGCAGATCCTTGGCTATATCTTCCATTCGTGTTAAACTAGCCATAAGAGTTTCGTCGGCTCTTCTCAGTAATCCGACATACCACATGATGGTTTCTCTAACAATTGGATTATTGGGGATGGAAGGGATACCATTCTTTGCTTGAGCGTAGATCGTTGCTGCTTTACTCTCATTGGAACGGTATCCTTTTTCTTTTGCCCATCCGCAATAAGATGCGACAAATTCTGCTTCCGATTTAGCAATAATATCCTCAATGTGGCAATACCTTTCCAGGAAATCCAGCAGTTTGTCTTTACCGCTGTTTATGTCGAATCCTCCGAAAAGATCGAAGATTTCTGGCATGGTCTGCTCCAATTGACTTTGCAGCTGGAGAAGGATGCGGCTTCTTTCCTCCGAAAAGTTAAGATAAGCATCGCAGAGTCTCTTCAAGAGGAAATACTTATCTCCATTAAGATCGAATTGCGGTAACTTTGCCCAATAAGCGATTCCATATCTGGCAATATTCGTGGAGTCGATGGAGTCTGTCTTTGTGTGTCTGAAGTTCTCTGCCTTATTAAAATTAGCAACCTTCAGAGCGTTGACGACAGATACAAAAATCCCATTCTGCTGCAAGAAATAGGCTATCGACAGGTGATAGACACCTGTTGATTCCATGACGACTTTTATCTCGTCATACTTTGCTTGTACCCGAATTTCATCGACCAGAGGCTGAAGTTCCTCTTTTGTGTGCTTAACATCAAAGGGCCTGCGGATGATCTTGTCGCCAGGCGCCATGAAACACACCGTACTTTTTCTCTTGGATACATCAATACCTACACAGATCATAAGTGACCTCCTATAAAAGATATTTGTAGTTGGTAGACGCTAATCCTTCACACACTTATTACCACTCAAACTAGTTTTTTTACACGAACACGGAGATAAACCTGCCTAACGCGAGCACACATAATAAGGGGAAGGCTGACCCTCTTCTCCACGTCCAGTAAACGGACCGGTGGTTCGCCGTCAAGCCATCTACTCCCCTAATTATATGCAATAAGTGCAGCGGATAGGAGCGACCTATCTACTACACTTCTATTGCACTAGGTCCGGTCGGAGACCGTGAATACAGTAGTTTTCGAGCGCAGTTATATAAGTTTAAAACAAACAAGAACTGATTTCTTTTGTTTCTCATCGCCGAGCTGTCTCCGTAGGAGAAAGTGCCCAGCCTATCATTTTTCTGATGCTGGGCGAAAGTGGTGCAGTTTCTAAAGAGGCGAAGCATCCTTTGAGGTTTTCAGATAGAGTCGATAAATACATTTGTTAGATAATCCTCTAATCGAATATACTCACTATCCCCACACAAAAAAGGACTGCGGCGAAATGATTTCATTTCATCATAGTCCTTTTCTATTTCATTATTTATTTTCCACGGGTTTTCCTTTTTCCCAGTCCCATGGATTCCTCCGGCAGAGGCCGTCTGCGTAGGGGATGAAGATGGACAGGATGCCGAAGATGGCAAGGAAGAGGCAGTACCACATGTGCGGCACGATATCGAGGGTCGTGATCTTCACGCCGCTCTGCGTGGCAAGGGCAGCCGCGGTGAGGAGCTGCGCGCCGTAGGGGATGATGCCTTGGAAGATGCAGGAGAAAATGTCGAGGAGGGAAGCACTTCTTCTCGGATCGACCTTGTACTTCTCGCTGATCTGCTTGGCTACGTCGCCGGATACGATGATGGCGACGGTGTTATTCGCTGTCGCACAGTCCACAAGGGAGACGAGGGAAGCGATGCCAAGCTGTGCTGTCTTCGGTCCCCTGATCATGCCGTGGAGCTTGTTGATGAGCCAGGTGATGCCGCCGTAGTAGGAAATCATCTCGGAAATGCCGCCGCAGAAAAGGGCGAGGAAGAAGGCTTCGTTCATGCTGGTAAATCCGTTCCAGACAGCCTGGGCAAGCGATATGATCGTGAGATCCCCGGCCGACAGCCCGATGCCGCCGGCGAGGAAGATGCCGATGACAAGGACGAGGAAGACGTTCGTTCCCATGAGGGCAAGGAGGAGGACGACGATGTAGGGAAGGACCTTCATGAAGTCGAATCCGCCCGATGTGTCAGGAATTGCTGCGCCCGGCGTCCCAAGGATGAGGAGGACGGCAATCGTTGCAATGGCGGCCGGAAGGGCGATGAGGAAGTTCACCTTGAATTTGTCCTTCAGTGCGCAGCCCTGTGTCTTTGTCGCCGCGATCGTCGTGTCAGAAATCATGGAAAGATTGTCGCCGAACATCGCGCCGCCCACGCAGGCCGCGATGATGAGGGGAGCGGAAATGCCGCTCTTCTCGCCGATGCCGGCTGCGATCGGTATGATGGCTGCTACCGTTCCCATGGATGTGCCCGTGGCCGTTCCCATGAAGGCGGAAATGAGGAAGATGCCGGCCGTCAGGTACTGTGCCGGGACCATGCTGATGCCAAGATTCACCGTTGCGTCGCGGCCGCCCATGGCAGCAGCCACAGCGGAGAAGGCACCCGCCAGGATGTAGATCATGAGCATGGTCATGATGTTGTCATTGGCAGCGCCCTTCGAGAAGATGCCGAACTTGAACATGATCGGCTCGCTTCCGAGACAGAAGGCCGAGAGCACGGCAATGAACATCGCCGTCACGGAAGGGAACTGATAGAAAGCCATGTCCACGCCCTGCATCTGGAAGTAGATGCCTGCACCAAGGTAGATGGCGATGAAGATGAGGAAGGGGAGCAGCGCCTTGAAACTGCCAATGTTGGGGGATTTGTATTTCATTCGTACCTCGAAAAGAGCAGAGGCTCTTACTTAAAGAATAATTCGTAAATGACCTTCAGGAAGAAGATGCCAAGGACGATCATGATGATCGGCTTCACGTTTCTTGCGCTGCCGTTCGCAAAGTAGGAAGCGCCCAGCCAGTTGCCTGCCATGCCGAAGAGCCCTGCAATGATGCCAAGCGGGAAGAGGACCTTCGCATTCAGGAGGAAGACGCAGAGGGCGGCGACATTCGTCGTCAGGTTGATGGCCTTCGTGACGCCGTTGGCCTTATGGATGGAAAGGTGGGCGACTCCCGTCAGGAGGAGCAGCAGGAATGTGCCTGTGCCCGGGCCGTAGAAACCGTCGTAGACGCCGATCAGAAGAGCCATGGCCATGCTGAGAATGGTCGTCTTCTTGAAGGAGAGCGGTTCCTTTTCCACGATGAGGCTCTTCGTCTTCTGCACGTAGACAGCAGTCAGCGGGAGCACGATGATCATGAAGAGCATGAAGATATGGGCATTGACAAGAAGGGCCAGGTTTGCGCCAAGGGTCGAGCCGGCAAAAGCGCAGACGACGCAGGAAAGCGCAATTTTCCAGGGGATGAAGCCTTTCCTTGCAAACTTGAATGTCGCAAGCGCCGTACCCATTGTCGAGCTCATCTTGTTTGTCGCAATCGCATGATGAACGGGAATCCCGGCGATCATGTAAGCCGGCAGGGAAATCAGGCCGCCGCCTCCGGCAATCGCATCGATGAATCCGGCCAGCATGACCAGAGGGCATATGATAAGGTACTGCATCAATAAGTCCATAAGGGTCTCCTTGAAGATTGTAAATTTGTATAGACATTCTTTATCTTAACACGGAAGAAAATATTCGTACACGTATAAATGATTAAATATATATAAGGGAGTTTTTCAGGGGGAGTATAATAAAAGTAAAGGCATAGAGGAAGGATGGATTTATGGAACAAGCGATTCCGGTGATTCTTATCTGCATCAACCTCGCCGTATTTTTCCTTTACGGCGAAGACAAGAGGCGTTCAATCAGGGGGGAGTGGAGGATTTCAGAGAGAAATCTTCTCCTTGCCGCTTTCTGCTTCGGATCTCTTGGCGCATTTCTTGGCATGAAGCATTACCATCACAAGACGAAGCACTGGAAATTCCGCATCCTTGTCCCTGGGATGCTCCTTATCCAGGTTGTCATTCTGGCAGGATTATTTCTTATGGGACGCTTATACTAGGGGCGGCTCCTTACTGAACTTTTAGTCCTGTTTTATGCATACTATCTCTTTTCCCGAGTATAAAATGTGTTATAATAAAGAAAATATGATAGTGTACGGGTATAAGTTAAATTTTTTCTATACTACTCAAGTTTCTGTGAGAGTCATTTGCAGGAACTTTTATTTTCCTGAGAGGGAAATGTGGACGAAGGACTGGGAAGGCTTTTTCGTCTGAAAGAAGGTTTTCAGAGGCAGATTTCAAACATCGAAGGAGGAAAAAATGGCGGAGATAGAGAAGTTTCGCGGCGCAATCATAGGCGCCTCGTGCGGGGATGCATTGGGGTATCCGCTGCAGAATCTCTCCGTGGCCAGAATTAAGCATAGATTTGGTCCATTCGGACTGCGCACCCTCGTGGGCGATCCGAAAAACGGAAAGAAAGCACCTGTTTCTGACAACACACAGACACTCCTGGCAACAATCGACGGGATACTTTGGGCGGATGCCAAGAAGCTCGATATCATAGAAGGTATATACAGAAGCTATATGCGCTGGTACTACAGCCAGACGGGTGAAGAACCGAGAAGAGGCCAGAAGACCTGGATGAGACGCCAGTCCCATGAAAGGGAATTCTGCCTCGTCAGAGAGAAATTCATGCACGCGCGCAGAAATCCGGAAGAAGGGCTTCTGGGAGCCTTTTCCAAGGACGGCCGCGGCTCGACGAAAAATAAAGTGAATGACAGCAAGGGGAGCGCCTCCCTGGCAAGAGCCGTTCCGATCGGCCTCACCTTTGCAGGCGACGGGAAGATGGCCTTTGATACAGCCGTCAAGGCAGCAGCCCTTTCCCATTCCAATCCGATCGCATATTATTCTTCCGGCGCTCTTGCATGCATCATCGCATGCCTGGCAGAAGGCATGTCATTCCCGAAATCTTTGGATTATGCGGAATCCATCCTGACGAAGATGCACAAGACCGATCCGATCCTGTCCCTCATGTCGGCAGCCCGCCAGCAGGCAGACAACCGCCCGGCAGGAAAGACAGGCGTATGGGACCACATCGACTCCATCGCATCCTTTGGCGACGGAACGAATGCAGAAGAAGCACTGGCGATTGCCATCTACTGCTCCATTGCCGTAGATGATCCGCTCGAAGCCGTCATCATTTCCGCCAACCATGGAGGAAAGAGCAATACGACAGCTGCCATCACTGGCGCTATCGAAGGCGTACGCTTCGGCGATACCTTCATCCCGGGTTACTGGACAGACGTCCTTGAAGGAAAGGAAGCCATTTCCTTCCTGACAGACAAACTCTTCTACGTCTACGACAAGTACCGTCCGGGCAAAAGATAAAATCTGAATCAAAAGGAGCTGTGACAAAATCATTTAGCCGCAGCCTTTTTTTCGTGGACGAATGGATTCTATTTCCAGATAAAGAATCATCTATATTATGCTATAATATAAGTTGCGTAGATTCGCGCAGGAGAGGCGCGGATCTAAAAACAAAGGCGGAAAGCCTGTTGGCCGCATGGCGGCAGCGGGGGAAGGAGGATGCGCATGACGCCGGGTGAAGTGCTGAAGCAGTATTTTGGCTACGATTCGTTCCGGCCTGTACAGGAGGAAGTCATTTCCACGATCCTGAAGAAGAAGGATATTCTGGCAATCATGCCTACGGGCGCCGGGAAATCCATCTGTTTTCAGATACCTGCCATGATGTTTCCTCACGGGTCCATCATCATCTCGCCCCTGATTTCCCTCATGAAGGATCAGGTGGAGGCGCTGACGGAGCAGGGCATCCTAGCTTCGTACGTGAACAGCACGGTGCCTTATGATGAAGCGATCGAGCGCCTGCGCGACATGTACAGGGGCCGCATCAAGATCCTTTACATGGCACCGGAAAAGCTGGAACCGTCCTACTTCACTGACTGCCTCGCGCAGGTGCCGATTTCCATGGTCGTCATCGATGAGGCGCACTGCGTCTCCCAGTGGGGCCATGATTTCCGCCCGTCGTACAGGAAGATCAAGACCTTCATCGATTCCCTTCCCAAGAAACCGATCGTCACGGCGTTCACAGCGACCGCGACGCCGGCTGTCGAAGAGGATATGAAGAAGAGCCTGGGGCTTTCTCATGCGGAAATCTTCCGCACCGGACTCGACCGGCCGAACCTGTCCTTCCGCGTCATCCGTGATGCGGACAAGGAAGCGCTGCTCCTCCGGTACGTGAAGGCGCACAAGAAGGAAAGCGGCATCATTTACTGTGCGACGAGAAAGGCAGTCGATGAGGTCCATGACCTTCTGAAACGTGCCGGCATCCGCGCAGGAAGATACCATGCAGGAATGGAAGACGAGGAAAGACGAAAGGCGCAGGAGGATTTCTCCTACGACCGTACGCCCGTCATGGCGGCGACGAATGCATTCGGCATGGGCATCGACAAGAGCAATGTGCGCTATGTCATCCATTACCATATGCCGAAGAGCCTCGAGGCGTACTACCAGGAAGCAGGGAGAGCCGGACGAGACGGCGCGAGCGCTGAGTGCATCCTTCTTTACAATGGAAGGGACTCAGGCATCCAGCGCTACCTCATCGATCAGGGCAATCAGGACGAAGAGCAGAAGAAGATGGACTACCACCGCCTGAATGCCATGATCGATTACTGCCAGACGACGGCCTGCCTCCGCAATTTCATCCTGACCTACTTCGGGGAGAAGGCGGACAAGCCCTGCGGCCACTGCGGCAACTGCGAAAGCGGGCAGGCGAAGGTGGACGTGACGGACACGGCCGCCCTCATTTTCAAGACCGTCCGCTCGCTCCACGGGCGCTTCGGCGCATCGACTGTCGCAGACATTCTGGCGGGCAGCCGCGCGAAGGCAGTGCTGGACAGGAAGCTCGACGAGCTCCCGACGTATGGCAAGCTGTCCTTCGTGAAGGCCAGGCATATCAAGAGCGCGCTGAACAGCTACGTCGCTGACGGCTACCTCGTCCGCGAGGGCGAGCCGTACCCCGTGCTGCGCCTCACAAACAAGGCAGAGGACGTCCTTGAAGGGAAAGCCAATGTATTCGGCCTTGCCTTCGGCGCAGAAGACGCCATGGCGGATGCTGCCGTTGAAAGGAAACTGGCCGCCAGAAGCCCGGTCCACGGCAGTCTTTTCGACAAGCTCAGAAGCCTCCGGAAAGAAATCGCATCCGCCGAGCATGTGCCACCCTTTGTCGTATTTTCCGATGCCACGCTGGAAGACATGGCTGTCATTTCTC harbors:
- a CDS encoding flavodoxin family protein; translation: MGKKVTVISTSLRHGSNSAVLADAFAMGASEAGNEVTLISLTGKDIHFCTGCLACQKTGKCVIHDDMNDMQEIVRTSDVLVFATPIYYYEMSGQMKTFLDRLNPLYIADCQFKDVYLLASAAEEDEYAMKRAKSGLEGWIECFPQSHFAGSVFAGGMTNPGMAKGSAAFEEARKAGMNV
- a CDS encoding MBL fold metallo-hydrolase, yielding MFHILRWVVAAIALLGVFGYWFVNQPQMDPLMTPERKARIEASPHYVNGEFVPETPHEKVNPSLGFWKEFFFPTPGKTIPSDPMISVKTNLRQLPRDKDVLVWMGHSSYYMQLNGHRILIDPISAEYALPVPFVDKAFEGSNIYTPDDIPDDIDVMVLSHDHWDHLDYDFVRAIEPKVKHVVTGLGNGGYYEKWGYPLEKISEEDWNTPVKIDDGLTVWVLPARHFSGRMLKRNQTLYAGFAFITPGRKVFYSGDGGYDGRFARIGDQFGGFDLAILEDGQYNKDWHSVHMMPEETAQAAVDLHAKTVVPCHNGKYPLSTHQWKDPYIRLVKAAHEKDLTLLTPMIGETLRIGDQNQYFGRWWELMN
- the ileS gene encoding isoleucine--tRNA ligase, which codes for MDYSKTLHLPQTEFPMRGNLPKKEPEFVDFWQKNDLYEKRVEKRQHDGAPTFVLHDGPPYANGKIHIGHALNKTLKDVIVRYKYMAGDNANYIPGWDTHGLPIEYAVLKDSGEDRANMTPLELRRKCLEYAKKWIAIQKEDFIRMGVVGDFKHPYVTFDPHLEAKELEVFGEMAKKHYIYKGKKAVYWCPHCETALAEAEIEYKDRKSPSIYVKYPAVDIKGLGPDGVDPSKLFAVIWTTTPWTIPASLYISVNPKFTYVWVHNKTADEYYLMSKELAPAAMADCKIEDYEFVGREMLGSEWDLATFHHPLAIYNRTIYVLEGNHVTLDAGTGCVHTAPGHGVEDFEVYKSYENAGKLKQEVVCPVDEKGNMTAEAGEFLQGKSIWDAEGPVISALAHEGHLLGKKSIHHQYAHCWRCKNPVIYRATEQWFASINDFRDKALKAVDDTRFIPSWGHDRLYNMIRDRQDWCISRQRSWGVPIPAFYCDDCGKWVITDETMKKVEEIVEKEGTDAWWAHSAEELLPEGFKCPHCGGTHFHKEKDIMDVWFDSGSTWNGVLRYPHEDWKEDGVQFPADLYLEGSDQHRGWFHSSLLCSVAVNGYAPYKAVLTHGFTMDGEGRKMSKSVGNVVAPQDIINRYGADVMRLWISSVDYQGDVRLSDKIVKSMSDVYRKIRNTFRYLMGNLYDFDPKKDSVAYEDMEEMDRWALLRLEQVKRTVLKAYEDYEFHVMYHAVHNFCTVDLSAIYLDILKDRLYTEKADSRLRRSAQTAMYEILTSLVRLVAPVLCFTAEEVWQDLPNKEEREWSVHMASMPELNDKFLDKALDEKWKKRLAVRSVITKALEEARQAKTIGHPLDAEVTVYAKGEAYDILKAMEKELADFCIVSQTKLVEGTESAPENAVSDDEGNVKVTVSVCELEKCERCWKRTPDVDSDPAHPHVCARCAHVLAETGEAGE
- a CDS encoding IS110 family RNA-guided transposase, giving the protein MICVGIDVSKRKSTVCFMAPGDKIIRRPFDVKHTKEELQPLVDEIRVQAKYDEIKVVMESTGVYHLSIAYFLQQNGIFVSVVNALKVANFNKAENFRHTKTDSIDSTNIARYGIAYWAKLPQFDLNGDKYFLLKRLCDAYLNFSEERSRILLQLQSQLEQTMPEIFDLFGGFDINSGKDKLLDFLERYCHIEDIIAKSEAEFVASYCGWAKEKGYRSNESKAATIYAQAKNGIPSIPNNPIVRETIMWYVGLLRRADETLMASLTRMEDIAKDLPEYELVGEMGGVGRVTRVALIAQIGDVRRFKNKHSLICFAGLTPSIHESGKFRALQNHIVKKGPARLRKVLYQVMMLLVMHKIPKDDAVYRFIKKKEAEGKYKKVAKVAGMAKFLRIYYGRVMHLYRDLGLAA
- a CDS encoding Na+/H+ antiporter NhaC family protein, coding for MKYKSPNIGSFKALLPFLIFIAIYLGAGIYFQMQGVDMAFYQFPSVTAMFIAVLSAFCLGSEPIMFKFGIFSKGAANDNIMTMLMIYILAGAFSAVAAAMGGRDATVNLGISMVPAQYLTAGIFLISAFMGTATGTSMGTVAAIIPIAAGIGEKSGISAPLIIAACVGGAMFGDNLSMISDTTIAATKTQGCALKDKFKVNFLIALPAAIATIAVLLILGTPGAAIPDTSGGFDFMKVLPYIVVLLLALMGTNVFLVLVIGIFLAGGIGLSAGDLTIISLAQAVWNGFTSMNEAFFLALFCGGISEMISYYGGITWLINKLHGMIRGPKTAQLGIASLVSLVDCATANNTVAIIVSGDVAKQISEKYKVDPRRSASLLDIFSCIFQGIIPYGAQLLTAAALATQSGVKITTLDIVPHMWYCLFLAIFGILSIFIPYADGLCRRNPWDWEKGKPVENK
- a CDS encoding sulfite exporter TauE/SafE family protein is translated as MDLLMQYLIICPLVMLAGFIDAIAGGGGLISLPAYMIAGIPVHHAIATNKMSSTMGTALATFKFARKGFIPWKIALSCVVCAFAGSTLGANLALLVNAHIFMLFMIIVLPLTAVYVQKTKSLIVEKEPLSFKKTTILSMAMALLIGVYDGFYGPGTGTFLLLLLTGVAHLSIHKANGVTKAINLTTNVAALCVFLLNAKVLFPLGIIAGLFGMAGNWLGASYFANGSARNVKPIIMIVLGIFFLKVIYELFFK